The sequence GGCTCATCACGAAGTGCCAGACGTCCACGACCTCGATCTGCAGGTTGGCCCAGTCCGGCTCGGCGGCGATGTTCTTCCAGTGCTTCCATGCGAACGAGTCGATCATCTCGGCGCACTCCATGTAGATACAGCGCTTCCAGTTGATCGCCTTGCCGTTCTTGGTCGTACCCGCTTCCCAGTCTGCTCCGTTCGTGGCATCGTTGAGCTGCTGTTGCAGCTGCAGCATCTGTAAAGCTCTGTTCATGGGTACGCTCCGTTTTTTTGTCGACATTTTACCGGGAATTGTATTCAGCCCCCCTTCCGTCCGGGGCCGTGAGGAAAAGACGAGTGTGCCGGTACGGCTACTTTACCGGCGCTGCGGCTTCCCAGAGCAGTTTCTTGCCGAAACCGAACCGGTTGTCGGTGAGTTTCATCCAGGAGGGCTCCAGCCGCCACAGTGTAGGAAGCATCGCGCGGGCATAGGGGAAACGGGCGTAGTAGCAGCGCGCGTCCGCTGCATCGGAAACGACGATCCGGCCGCGGCACTGCAGCCCCTGGATTTTACCAACCGTATCCGTTTCCAGGGCGATGCCCGCCGCCACGAAGGGGTTGGCCTTCATCTGGGCCGTGTGCTCCGTATCCTCCGCCGAGGCGAATACGAAGCAGTTGCGCACATCGTCATACGCGTAAAACAGGGGTGTCGCATAGGGGGAGCCGTCCCGGCTCGTTGCAAGGGTCAATACATGATGTTCCCGCACGAATGCGGCGATGGCGTCAAGTGCAGCGCGCATCGTGACGGCCGTGGAAGGTAGGAAATAGCATAAGGGATTATAGCGCGAAACGGCGCCGCATCCCTCAGGCGCAGCGTATCAGGTTGACATACCAGTCATCGCGCATGTAGCCGCGGTCAGGGATGAGGGAGAGCTGCATCGTTCCCTCACCGCAATGCACCTCGTTGATAAGCTCTTCGGGGACCTCGAGCTCTTCACACAGGTACTCCACCGCGACGTCGTCGCTGTCGATATCGGGCCAGCCCCAACCGTTTTCCAGATGACGGATCACAAAGGTCGTCTCTTTCATTGCTCA is a genomic window of Sulfurimonas sp. HSL1-2 containing:
- a CDS encoding pyridoxamine 5'-phosphate oxidase family protein: MRAALDAIAAFVREHHVLTLATSRDGSPYATPLFYAYDDVRNCFVFASAEDTEHTAQMKANPFVAAGIALETDTVGKIQGLQCRGRIVVSDAADARCYYARFPYARAMLPTLWRLEPSWMKLTDNRFGFGKKLLWEAAAPVK